The following are encoded together in the Corynebacterium jeikeium genome:
- a CDS encoding histidinol-phosphate transaminase, giving the protein MAEQNNQISLADLPLREELRGKSAYGAPQLSVANQLNTNENPYPPSPEIVEDIARRVAELGKQLNRYPDRDAVGLREALAAYVSQQTGVGVTKEQVWAANGSNEVLQQLLQAFGGPGRSAMGFVPSYSMHPILAAGTQTEFVTVERRAENRFDIDVDEALAAIDERQPNVIFITTPNNPTGNSTPLADIERILQAAPGIVIVDEAYAEFSDEPSAVGLLEQYPTKLVVSRTMSKAFDFAGGRLGYFVAHPAFIEAVMLVRLPYHLATLSQAAAEVALEHSAATLQTVAKLRQERDRVVARLRELGYDVIDSHSNFVFFGGFTHIGDSPTVWQRFLDQEVLIRDVGVPGWLRATIGLPEENDAFLAAAAKMMDD; this is encoded by the coding sequence ATGGCCGAGCAGAATAACCAGATCTCCCTGGCCGACCTGCCGCTGCGCGAGGAGCTGCGCGGCAAGTCCGCCTATGGAGCCCCGCAGCTTTCCGTAGCTAACCAGCTGAACACCAACGAAAACCCCTATCCGCCGTCGCCGGAGATTGTTGAGGACATCGCCCGTCGCGTGGCGGAGCTGGGCAAGCAGCTGAACCGCTATCCAGACCGCGACGCAGTGGGGCTGCGCGAGGCCCTAGCGGCGTACGTTAGCCAGCAGACGGGTGTGGGCGTCACTAAAGAACAGGTATGGGCAGCCAACGGTTCCAACGAGGTATTGCAGCAGCTCCTGCAGGCTTTCGGTGGACCCGGGCGTAGCGCGATGGGCTTCGTACCGAGCTACTCCATGCACCCGATCCTGGCCGCAGGCACGCAGACGGAGTTCGTTACGGTCGAGCGCCGCGCCGAGAACCGCTTCGACATCGACGTGGACGAGGCACTCGCCGCCATCGACGAGCGCCAGCCGAACGTCATCTTTATTACGACGCCCAACAACCCCACGGGCAACAGCACACCGTTGGCCGACATCGAGCGGATCCTGCAGGCAGCCCCCGGCATCGTGATCGTCGACGAGGCCTACGCGGAGTTCTCCGACGAGCCCAGTGCGGTGGGGCTGCTGGAGCAGTACCCGACGAAGCTGGTGGTTTCCCGCACCATGTCCAAGGCCTTCGACTTCGCCGGCGGGCGGCTGGGCTACTTCGTGGCCCACCCGGCGTTCATCGAGGCCGTGATGCTTGTGCGCCTGCCGTATCACCTGGCGACCCTGTCGCAGGCGGCGGCGGAGGTGGCGCTGGAGCACTCCGCGGCCACGCTGCAGACGGTGGCGAAGCTGCGCCAGGAACGCGACCGAGTGGTTGCCCGCCTGCGCGAACTGGGCTACGACGTGATCGATTCGCACTCGAACTTCGTGTTCTTCGGCGGATTCACCCACATCGGCGATTCGCCCACTGTGTGGCAGCGCTTTCTGGACCAAGAGGTGCTGATCCGCGACGTCGGTGTGCCCGGCTGGCTGCGCGCAACCATCGGGCTGCCGGAGGAAAACGATGCGTTTCTTGCCGCCGCCGCCAAGATGATGGACGATTAG
- the hisB gene encoding imidazoleglycerol-phosphate dehydratase HisB — protein MATNPTPRIGKAQRATKESDIQVEWNLDGTGKTDIDTGVPFFDHMLTALGAHGSFDLKVHARGDVEIDAHHTVEDTAIVMGQALAQALGDKAGIRRFGDAFIPMDETLAHAAVDVSGRPYYVGVGEPEQMLSAVIGGHYATVINQHFFETLALNSRIALHVRCLYGRDPHHITEAEFKAVARALRAAVEDDPRVGGVPSTKGTL, from the coding sequence GTGGCCACGAACCCCACCCCGCGCATCGGGAAGGCCCAGCGCGCCACCAAAGAATCAGACATTCAGGTCGAGTGGAACCTGGACGGAACCGGCAAGACCGACATCGATACGGGAGTGCCGTTCTTCGACCACATGCTGACCGCCCTCGGCGCGCACGGTTCCTTCGACCTGAAGGTGCACGCCCGCGGCGACGTGGAGATCGACGCACACCACACCGTCGAGGACACTGCCATCGTCATGGGCCAGGCCCTGGCGCAGGCGTTGGGCGACAAGGCGGGGATCCGCCGCTTCGGCGATGCTTTCATCCCGATGGACGAGACGCTGGCGCACGCTGCTGTGGACGTGTCTGGCCGCCCGTACTACGTGGGCGTGGGGGAGCCTGAGCAGATGCTCAGCGCGGTGATCGGTGGGCACTACGCCACCGTCATCAACCAGCACTTCTTTGAGACCCTGGCGCTGAACTCGCGCATTGCCCTGCACGTGCGCTGCCTGTACGGCCGCGACCCGCACCACATCACCGAGGCGGAATTCAAGGCCGTGGCCCGCGCGCTGCGCGCCGCCGTGGAGGACGACCCGCGCGTGGGCGGGGTTCCGTCGACCAAGGGAACTCTGTAA
- a CDS encoding MFS transporter: MARPKALTIEELEKIDSVWKAPGLIATLVSVFCAFGGWALLLPVIPLAVIDGGGTDSVAGLSTGVFMAATVLTQAFTPRLLRAVGYAPVMLGAALLLGFPALAYVADMSAVTVLAIAAVRGVGFGAVTVTEAALIAELVPPRLVGRSSGVFGATVGVTQLISFPLGMWLYGSFGLAGVCSAAALYSAVGALAALQLPKVERENSPGVAADIPDNATSQTDYTPEAPRVATWKLATVPGLSIGAAAVGFAGFSTFLAPAAGEIDATVAATISGLALSVVGLMQIGSRLFSGWYADRVGEPGRLNALGLVLCVVGLASAAIMLAVHPTGGLLLLWSLLSAAFFGAGFGINQTEALLMLFDRLPRAESAKASALWNMTFDGGTGVGAILLGFVAGALTYQGAFITAGVVAAFGFVVAILDRIVGRHRVAEYGNVRETLRRVRRRELRPGKSG; encoded by the coding sequence ATGGCGCGCCCGAAGGCGCTGACCATTGAAGAACTAGAAAAGATCGATTCCGTGTGGAAGGCCCCCGGCCTGATCGCCACACTGGTGTCGGTCTTCTGTGCGTTCGGTGGCTGGGCGCTACTCCTGCCGGTCATCCCCCTGGCCGTGATCGATGGGGGCGGAACCGATAGCGTGGCGGGCCTGTCCACGGGCGTGTTCATGGCCGCCACTGTGCTGACGCAGGCCTTCACCCCGCGCCTCCTGCGCGCCGTGGGCTATGCGCCCGTGATGCTGGGTGCCGCGCTGCTGCTGGGCTTCCCGGCACTGGCGTATGTGGCCGATATGTCCGCCGTAACTGTGCTGGCCATCGCCGCTGTGCGTGGCGTGGGCTTCGGCGCGGTGACGGTGACGGAGGCCGCGCTGATCGCGGAGCTGGTGCCGCCACGCCTGGTGGGCCGGTCCTCCGGTGTGTTCGGCGCGACGGTGGGTGTAACGCAGCTGATTAGCTTCCCGCTGGGCATGTGGCTTTACGGCAGTTTCGGCCTGGCCGGAGTGTGCTCGGCCGCGGCGTTGTACTCGGCCGTGGGCGCCCTGGCTGCGCTGCAGCTGCCGAAGGTTGAGCGCGAGAACTCGCCCGGTGTGGCCGCCGACATTCCCGATAACGCAACCTCGCAGACGGACTACACGCCGGAGGCACCGCGCGTGGCCACGTGGAAGTTGGCCACCGTGCCGGGGCTTTCCATCGGTGCGGCTGCCGTGGGCTTCGCCGGATTCAGCACGTTCCTGGCCCCCGCCGCCGGCGAGATCGACGCTACGGTTGCCGCCACCATCTCTGGCCTGGCGCTGAGCGTGGTGGGCCTGATGCAGATCGGTTCCCGCTTGTTTAGCGGTTGGTATGCCGACCGGGTAGGTGAGCCGGGCCGCCTGAACGCGCTGGGCTTGGTGCTGTGCGTGGTGGGCTTGGCCTCCGCGGCCATCATGCTGGCCGTGCACCCCACGGGTGGGCTGTTGCTGCTCTGGTCGCTGCTGTCCGCAGCATTCTTTGGCGCGGGCTTTGGCATCAACCAGACCGAGGCGCTGTTGATGTTGTTCGACCGCCTGCCCAGGGCTGAGTCCGCCAAGGCCTCGGCGCTGTGGAACATGACCTTCGACGGCGGTACCGGTGTGGGCGCGATCCTGTTGGGCTTTGTGGCCGGTGCGCTGACCTACCAGGGGGCCTTCATCACCGCCGGGGTGGTCGCCGCGTTTGGTTTCGTGGTGGCTATCCTCGACCGGATTGTGGGGCGTCACCGCGTCGCCGAGTACGGCAATGTGCGCGAAACATTGCGTCGAGTGCGACGACGTGAACTGCGCCCGGGTAAGTCCGGCTAG
- the hisH gene encoding imidazole glycerol phosphate synthase subunit HisH — protein MNSSLSSRRPHVALLDYGSGNVRSAQRAVERAGAEVEVTRDPETVQRADGLLVPGVGAYSACMKQLHSVYGDRLIGQRLAGGRPVLGICVGMQILFDRGVEFAEGTGEAGAGEAAFTEGMGEWPGTVEKLDADVLPHMGWNTVEVGDGSSASALGKPAAEPTKMFAGIEETERFYFVHSYGVQEWELLTDGRTEPPLVHWASHGRSRFVAAVENGPLWATQFHPEKSGDAGLKLLQNWVDTL, from the coding sequence ATGAATTCTTCTCTTTCTTCTCGACGCCCACATGTCGCCCTCCTGGACTACGGCAGCGGAAACGTACGCTCCGCCCAGCGAGCGGTTGAAAGGGCGGGTGCCGAGGTCGAGGTGACGCGCGACCCGGAGACGGTACAGCGGGCCGACGGGCTGCTAGTGCCGGGTGTGGGAGCCTACAGTGCGTGCATGAAGCAGCTGCACAGCGTGTATGGGGATCGTCTGATCGGCCAGCGACTGGCGGGCGGGCGCCCGGTGCTGGGCATCTGCGTGGGCATGCAGATCCTCTTCGACCGGGGAGTGGAGTTCGCGGAAGGCACGGGAGAAGCTGGCGCGGGGGAGGCAGCCTTTACGGAGGGCATGGGCGAGTGGCCCGGCACCGTGGAGAAGCTGGATGCTGACGTGCTGCCGCACATGGGGTGGAACACCGTAGAAGTCGGCGACGGCTCATCCGCCAGTGCGCTCGGCAAACCCGCGGCCGAGCCGACGAAGATGTTCGCCGGGATCGAGGAGACCGAGCGTTTCTACTTCGTCCACTCCTATGGCGTGCAGGAGTGGGAGCTGTTGACCGATGGACGCACCGAGCCGCCGCTGGTGCACTGGGCGAGCCACGGCCGCAGCCGCTTCGTCGCAGCCGTGGAAAATGGCCCGCTGTGGGCTACGCAGTTCCACCCGGAAAAGTCCGGTGACGCAGGACTAAAGCTGCTGCAGAACTGGGTGGACACGCTCTAG
- the priA gene encoding bifunctional 1-(5-phosphoribosyl)-5-((5-phosphoribosylamino)methylideneamino)imidazole-4-carboxamide isomerase/phosphoribosylanthranilate isomerase PriA translates to MASTDNSRALTLLPAVDVADGQAVRLVQGAAGTETSYGAPIEAALAWQNAGAEWIHLVDLDAAFGRGSNFELLKEVTGQLDVNVELSGGIRDDESLERALSTGCRRVNIGTAALEDPEWCESVISRYGDKVAIGLDTREVDGEWRLRGRGWTSDGGELWEVLERLDSQGVSRLVVTDVSRDGMLNGPNIDLLREVAAATDAPVVASGGISSLDDIRALAAVVHEGVDSAIVGKALYAGKFTLEEALEAAQEVARGSDI, encoded by the coding sequence ATGGCTTCTACTGATAACTCCCGTGCCCTGACCCTGCTTCCCGCCGTCGACGTAGCCGACGGCCAGGCCGTCCGACTCGTACAGGGCGCGGCGGGCACGGAGACCAGCTACGGAGCACCGATTGAGGCCGCTTTGGCCTGGCAGAACGCAGGCGCGGAGTGGATCCACCTGGTGGACCTTGACGCTGCCTTCGGTAGGGGCAGCAACTTCGAGTTGCTGAAGGAGGTAACCGGCCAGCTGGACGTGAACGTGGAGCTATCCGGTGGCATCCGCGATGACGAGTCGCTGGAGCGGGCCCTGTCCACCGGCTGCCGCCGGGTGAACATCGGCACCGCTGCGCTGGAGGATCCGGAGTGGTGCGAGTCCGTCATCTCCCGCTACGGCGACAAGGTGGCCATCGGCCTGGATACCCGCGAGGTCGACGGCGAATGGCGCCTGCGCGGCCGCGGCTGGACCTCCGACGGCGGCGAGCTGTGGGAGGTACTGGAGCGCCTGGATTCCCAGGGCGTTTCCCGCCTGGTGGTCACCGACGTCAGCCGTGACGGCATGCTGAACGGCCCGAACATCGACCTGCTGCGTGAGGTCGCTGCAGCTACCGACGCGCCGGTTGTGGCCTCCGGCGGAATTTCCAGCCTGGATGACATCCGCGCACTGGCGGCGGTGGTGCACGAGGGCGTGGACTCCGCGATCGTGGGCAAGGCCCTGTATGCGGGTAAGTTCACCCTGGAGGAGGCTCTGGAAGCGGCTCAGGAAGTGGCAAGGGGGAGCGACATCTAA
- a CDS encoding inositol monophosphatase family protein — translation MTAFHGLPPEELDTRSLLAIAEAAVDEAETTFTAAVGAEPEVIKSPGDFATEADLSVERQLRTLLTQYTGLPVHGEEFGTVRPGEIPGENITEPNPNDAMADGLDGPRRKSLEAGDQELPETFWVVDPIDGTANYAVGNPFACILVSLVHQGQTMVSVTEMPLLGKRITARRGEGLLVDGHPARAMPPSDPGVTQISFGSILSQRRGNLPISYRQDMLNEIGKSYPRMRVTGSVGIDLAFTAAGVFGGTVTFSPNLWDNAAGILAVEENGGVATDFAGNPWRPGVSGLVAGEPEVHATLLQHIQAVPIGTAARNAQEIRDRGGIR, via the coding sequence ATGACGGCCTTCCACGGACTGCCCCCGGAGGAACTGGATACGCGCTCTCTGCTGGCCATCGCCGAGGCGGCGGTAGACGAGGCTGAGACGACATTTACCGCCGCCGTCGGCGCGGAACCGGAGGTCATCAAGTCTCCCGGCGACTTTGCCACCGAGGCGGACTTGAGCGTCGAGCGCCAGCTGCGCACGCTGCTGACGCAATACACCGGCTTGCCCGTGCACGGCGAGGAATTCGGTACGGTGCGCCCCGGCGAGATCCCGGGGGAGAACATCACCGAGCCGAACCCTAACGACGCGATGGCGGACGGCCTGGACGGCCCGCGCCGCAAGTCGCTCGAAGCCGGAGACCAGGAACTGCCGGAGACCTTCTGGGTGGTAGACCCCATCGACGGCACAGCCAACTACGCGGTGGGCAATCCTTTTGCCTGCATCCTCGTTTCCTTGGTACACCAGGGGCAGACCATGGTGTCCGTCACCGAGATGCCCCTTCTGGGCAAGCGCATCACCGCCCGCCGTGGCGAGGGGTTGCTGGTGGATGGGCACCCGGCCCGCGCTATGCCACCATCGGACCCGGGCGTGACGCAGATCAGCTTCGGTTCCATCCTGTCGCAGCGCCGTGGTAACCTGCCAATTTCTTATCGTCAGGACATGCTCAATGAGATCGGAAAGTCCTACCCGCGCATGCGCGTCACCGGCTCGGTGGGCATCGACCTGGCATTCACCGCTGCCGGAGTGTTCGGCGGCACTGTCACCTTCAGCCCCAACCTGTGGGACAATGCGGCGGGCATCCTCGCCGTGGAGGAAAACGGTGGCGTTGCCACCGACTTCGCTGGCAACCCGTGGCGTCCGGGCGTTTCCGGCCTGGTCGCGGGCGAGCCGGAGGTGCACGCCACGCTCCTGCAGCACATTCAGGCCGTGCCGATTGGTACTGCCGCCCGCAACGCCCAAGAGATTCGCGACCGGGGAGGCATTCGATGA
- the hisF gene encoding imidazole glycerol phosphate synthase subunit HisF: protein MSVTVRVIPCLDVDNGRVVKGVNFEGLRDAGDPVELAKRYDALGADELTFLDVSASKDGRGTMLDVVRHTADQVFIPLTVGGGVRSEEDVDALLRAGADKVSVNSSAVARPELLRELSQRFGAQCIVLSVDARRVKDPAETDKYPSGFEVTTHGGTKSAGLDAIEWARRGEELGVGEILLNSMDGDGTKAGFDIGMLQAVREAVSIPVIASGGAGAPEHFPPAVEAGADAVLAASIFHFGEVEIREVKQALADAGYEVRL, encoded by the coding sequence ATGAGTGTTACCGTGCGCGTTATCCCGTGCCTGGATGTGGACAACGGCCGCGTTGTCAAGGGCGTGAACTTCGAGGGCCTGCGAGATGCAGGCGACCCCGTCGAGCTGGCCAAGCGCTACGACGCGCTGGGCGCCGACGAGCTGACCTTCCTGGACGTCTCAGCCTCCAAGGACGGCCGCGGCACCATGCTGGACGTCGTGCGCCACACCGCCGACCAGGTGTTTATCCCGTTAACCGTTGGCGGGGGAGTGCGTAGCGAAGAGGACGTGGACGCCCTGCTGCGCGCCGGTGCCGACAAGGTCAGCGTCAATTCCTCGGCTGTCGCCCGCCCCGAGCTGCTGCGCGAGCTTTCCCAGCGCTTCGGCGCGCAGTGCATCGTCCTATCCGTGGACGCCCGCCGCGTGAAGGACCCCGCGGAGACGGACAAGTACCCCTCCGGCTTTGAGGTCACCACTCACGGCGGCACAAAATCCGCCGGCCTGGATGCCATCGAGTGGGCCCGTAGGGGCGAGGAGCTGGGTGTGGGGGAGATCTTGCTGAACTCCATGGACGGCGATGGCACCAAGGCCGGCTTCGATATCGGGATGCTGCAGGCCGTGCGTGAGGCCGTCTCCATCCCCGTTATCGCCTCCGGTGGCGCGGGCGCCCCGGAGCACTTCCCTCCCGCCGTGGAGGCCGGCGCGGATGCCGTGCTGGCGGCCTCTATCTTCCACTTCGGCGAGGTCGAGATCCGCGAGGTCAAGCAGGCCCTGGCCGATGCGGGCTACGAGGTCCGGCTGTGA
- the hisI gene encoding phosphoribosyl-AMP cyclohydrolase, with translation MSKTDPATYELDPAIAERVRFNADGLVPAIVQDVTNGDVLMMAWMNDHALAHTLATKKGTYWSRSRQSYWIKGETSGHTQRVEEVRLDCDGDTVLLKIEQTGAACHTGDRTCFDADRLA, from the coding sequence GTGAGCAAGACAGACCCGGCAACCTACGAGCTAGACCCCGCTATCGCCGAGCGCGTCCGCTTCAACGCTGACGGCTTAGTACCCGCCATCGTCCAGGACGTCACCAACGGCGACGTGCTGATGATGGCGTGGATGAACGACCACGCCCTGGCTCACACCCTGGCCACCAAGAAGGGCACCTACTGGTCCCGGTCGCGCCAGTCCTATTGGATCAAAGGCGAGACAAGCGGCCACACTCAGCGTGTCGAGGAAGTGCGTCTGGACTGCGACGGCGACACGGTGCTGCTGAAAATTGAGCAGACCGGCGCGGCCTGCCACACCGGTGACCGCACTTGTTTTGACGCCGACCGCTTGGCCTAA
- a CDS encoding anthranilate synthase component I — MSDMGDNTSSKSIGDLTSLETFRELAANHRVVPVVRKVLADGETALSAYRKLADGRPGTFLLESAAHGQSWDRYSFIGTGARCALTAKSSVDGGAARWIGQPPVDIPAGTDPLDAIRNTLEHLQTAPMPGLPPLTSGLVGYMGYDMIRYIENVPDTCTDDLNIPDMVQLLVEDMAVVDHYEGTIWLIASVINWDNSDERVDEAYAEAVTRLDTMVERLATGTAGGVTTFETPAPEYRRQRTYDDHCERIGKVKEHIKAGDAFQVVLSQRFEMETDVDPIDIYRMLRVSNPSPYMFLVNVPTEGFDATAFHIIGSSPESLVQVRDGNVTTFPIAGSRPRGETVEQDFAFERELVNDEKENSEHLMLVDLGRNDLGRISEPGTVEVHDFRHVERYSAVMHLVSGVSGKLAAGKTAVDAFNATFPAGTLSGAPKPSALKIIDTLEDTRRGVYGGTVGYFDFSGNTDQSIAIRTGLYKDGTVYVQAGGGIVADSDPEAEDLETRNKAAAVLRAVAAAETMKNAGEKQ, encoded by the coding sequence ATGTCAGACATGGGTGACAACACTTCCAGTAAGTCCATCGGCGACCTGACAAGCCTTGAGACCTTCCGCGAGCTCGCGGCAAACCACCGCGTGGTGCCCGTGGTTCGCAAGGTCCTCGCCGACGGAGAGACCGCCCTGTCCGCCTACCGGAAGCTCGCCGACGGCCGCCCCGGCACGTTCCTGCTGGAATCGGCAGCGCACGGACAGTCGTGGGATCGCTACTCCTTCATCGGTACCGGTGCCCGCTGTGCGCTGACCGCCAAGAGCAGCGTGGACGGCGGCGCGGCGCGTTGGATCGGCCAGCCGCCGGTGGACATCCCGGCAGGCACCGACCCGCTAGATGCGATCCGCAACACACTGGAACACCTGCAGACCGCCCCGATGCCCGGACTGCCACCGCTGACCAGCGGCCTGGTGGGCTACATGGGCTACGACATGATCCGCTACATCGAAAATGTGCCGGACACCTGCACCGACGACCTGAACATTCCCGACATGGTGCAGCTGCTGGTGGAGGACATGGCCGTCGTCGACCACTACGAAGGCACCATTTGGCTGATCGCCAGCGTGATCAACTGGGATAACTCCGACGAGCGTGTGGACGAGGCATACGCCGAGGCAGTCACACGTCTAGACACCATGGTGGAACGGCTGGCCACGGGTACGGCAGGGGGCGTCACTACCTTCGAAACCCCCGCGCCCGAGTACCGCAGGCAGCGCACCTACGACGACCACTGCGAGCGCATCGGCAAGGTCAAGGAGCACATCAAGGCCGGCGATGCGTTCCAGGTGGTGCTTTCGCAGCGCTTCGAAATGGAGACCGACGTCGACCCGATAGACATCTATCGCATGCTGCGGGTATCGAACCCTTCGCCCTACATGTTCCTGGTTAACGTACCTACCGAGGGTTTTGACGCCACCGCGTTCCACATCATTGGTTCCTCCCCGGAATCGCTGGTGCAGGTCCGTGACGGTAATGTCACGACGTTCCCCATCGCCGGATCCAGGCCGCGCGGCGAGACGGTGGAGCAGGACTTTGCCTTCGAACGCGAGCTGGTCAACGACGAGAAGGAAAACTCCGAACACCTGATGCTGGTGGACCTGGGGCGCAACGACCTCGGAAGGATCAGCGAACCCGGCACAGTGGAAGTGCACGACTTCCGCCACGTGGAGCGCTACTCGGCGGTGATGCACCTGGTATCTGGTGTTAGCGGCAAACTGGCAGCGGGCAAGACGGCGGTGGATGCGTTCAATGCGACGTTCCCGGCCGGAACCCTGTCGGGCGCGCCAAAGCCCTCGGCGCTGAAGATCATCGACACGCTGGAGGACACGCGCCGCGGAGTCTACGGCGGCACAGTCGGCTACTTCGACTTTTCCGGCAACACCGACCAATCCATCGCTATCCGCACCGGTTTGTACAAGGACGGCACCGTGTACGTCCAGGCCGGTGGCGGAATCGTCGCGGACTCCGACCCGGAGGCGGAGGACCTGGAGACCCGCAACAAGGCCGCGGCGGTGCTGCGGGCGGTGGCTGCGGCGGAGACCATGAAGAACGCAGGGGAGAAGCAGTGA
- a CDS encoding TIGR02234 family membrane protein, protein MSKAENATQKAKRIRQIALLCVVLSAAGLWGASRLKFVTVAVDDDKAGASTKELVGSVWDPALVPLALAMVAALILSMAVQPMVRRVLGVVIGALAATASFRAVQLLSSDVDLARAQSLLRSGAATQKESDPVQISEWARVVSGEVHSLGIVLVLLAAAIGVVGGAILILRPGQQSKGHSRYETPEVRRADAEEDLAENPDSTRVLWDALDAGVDPTEESDFSRTKQGR, encoded by the coding sequence GTGAGCAAGGCAGAAAACGCAACGCAAAAGGCCAAGCGCATCCGGCAGATCGCGCTGCTGTGCGTGGTTCTGAGCGCGGCGGGCCTGTGGGGCGCGAGCCGCCTGAAGTTCGTAACTGTGGCCGTCGACGATGACAAGGCCGGGGCCTCCACCAAGGAGCTAGTGGGATCCGTTTGGGATCCCGCGCTGGTACCGCTGGCGCTTGCCATGGTGGCCGCGCTGATCCTGTCAATGGCCGTCCAACCCATGGTCCGCAGGGTACTGGGCGTGGTAATCGGGGCCTTGGCGGCCACGGCCAGCTTCCGCGCGGTGCAGTTGCTGAGCAGCGACGTGGACCTGGCCCGCGCGCAGAGCCTACTGCGAAGTGGCGCGGCCACGCAGAAGGAATCCGACCCAGTGCAGATTTCCGAGTGGGCGCGAGTTGTCAGCGGTGAGGTGCACTCGTTGGGCATCGTGTTGGTTCTTTTAGCGGCGGCAATCGGTGTGGTCGGCGGCGCGATCCTGATTCTGCGCCCCGGCCAGCAGTCCAAGGGACACAGCCGCTACGAGACCCCGGAGGTGCGCCGCGCGGACGCGGAAGAGGACCTCGCGGAGAATCCAGATTCAACCCGCGTGCTGTGGGATGCCCTGGATGCGGGGGTGGATCCAACCGAAGAATCCGATTTCTCCCGCACCAAGCAGGGGCGATAA
- the trpC gene encoding indole-3-glycerol phosphate synthase TrpC — MTVLDQIIAGVLEDQAEREAKIPYKEIKAMSLDAPPALDAHAALAAPGVSLIAEVKRASPSKGDLAEIAEPEVLAKAYEDNGATAISCLTEQRRFKGSLEDFDAVRRAVNIPLLRKDFTVNPYQIHEARAHGADIVLLIVAALEQQRLESLLDRTESLGMTALVEVHTAEEAERAVAAGAKVIGVNARNLKTLDVDPQVFGKIAPLLPDDVVKIAESGVKNKNDLSAYAAAGADAVLVGEGLVTAGNPAQACRDLAAAGKHPAFPQKES; from the coding sequence ATGACAGTTCTCGACCAGATCATCGCCGGGGTGCTAGAAGACCAGGCCGAGCGGGAAGCCAAGATCCCATACAAGGAGATCAAGGCCATGTCCCTGGACGCACCGCCGGCGCTCGACGCCCACGCCGCGCTGGCCGCCCCCGGGGTCAGCCTCATTGCTGAAGTGAAGCGCGCCAGCCCTTCCAAAGGGGACCTAGCCGAGATCGCCGAGCCCGAAGTGCTGGCGAAGGCCTACGAGGACAACGGGGCCACTGCTATCAGCTGCCTCACGGAGCAGCGCCGCTTCAAGGGCTCCCTGGAAGACTTCGACGCGGTGCGCCGCGCAGTGAACATCCCGCTGCTGCGCAAGGACTTCACTGTGAACCCGTACCAGATCCACGAGGCCCGGGCGCACGGCGCGGACATTGTTTTGCTCATCGTCGCCGCACTCGAACAACAGCGCCTGGAATCCCTGCTGGATCGAACCGAGTCCCTGGGCATGACCGCCCTGGTGGAAGTGCACACTGCCGAAGAGGCCGAGCGCGCTGTTGCCGCCGGTGCCAAGGTCATTGGCGTCAACGCCCGAAATCTCAAGACGTTGGACGTAGACCCGCAGGTGTTCGGCAAAATCGCCCCGTTGCTTCCGGACGACGTAGTCAAGATCGCAGAGTCGGGCGTCAAGAACAAAAACGACTTGAGCGCCTATGCCGCAGCGGGCGCGGACGCAGTGCTCGTCGGCGAAGGCCTGGTCACCGCAGGTAACCCCGCCCAGGCGTGCCGGGACCTCGCCGCAGCGGGGAAACACCCCGCCTTCCCCCAAAAAGAATCCTAA